Within Vicia villosa cultivar HV-30 ecotype Madison, WI linkage group LG1, Vvil1.0, whole genome shotgun sequence, the genomic segment acggccagtgttgctgagagcgtgaaacttccaattttagggctttttcattaaatctccaccttgaggacactttagacatttcatttggctgagatttgtacctagactatttagttgagtttgagagaattattttgggactttttgcatcatacgatagaaaatcacagaagagagaagatagtttcatcaagagttttggagacggagggattcaagggttttcgccattgaagatcaaagtcaccattatttttgagtaatgtctacattctttattatgtctttcttgaatattatgagaggctaaaccccccaatgctaggggggtggtcctgatttggttttgtaataacgatgaatttgtgatttcgtcaatacattggtttatattattcagttaaattatgcaatgttcttcttgttttctttatcggtcaaataaggattaatctatggctaacaaatacaggactgtagttgttagggtttgtgcataatttgataatagtagatatcacctaggactagggataccctataattaccacataatcttgattatataaaagcttggtttcaatttaggttcctaaggacttaggatttaggttggaagaccaaaggttttctcactaaggacttaggaggagacaccctaaggatgtggtaactgaatgttatgaacttgttgaagagatcttaattctgaagtgttgcatgccaaataaaccactcaccctagcatctcatatatttgataacaaaaatcaatttattttctcattattttactttgcaaggatttaatcccccaaaaccaaaacattaatcttttgttcaattgaatcatattttacgaatctgtatttcctacgcagtccttgagatcgacattcggggaatttcccctattattactacagaggcaagaatagtacacttgctatttttccgatcaatgatactagcatacttgcacacacacaagtaataTACCTCTCTTATCATAAAGTAAACCTTTCATTATGACTGTTCTTTCATATAAGATGCTAATgacatacttgcacacacacaagtaaggtccctctttTATCATGAAAGAACACTCATTTTCActcacttttaaaatgtttgtggtaataCAATTGAAATATCTCTACGTTAAGATGACATCTTGTCTCTTTTCCGCAAGCAGATATTTAATTCAAACTTCAACATTGAGTTCAAACAAGGCACtcaaaatcaattcatttccctaattagttcctcgaactacaaagagctctgacttccattagggatatgtaggcatgaggttcacaaggaatctcagtgagctaataaaaaaccaaaaacagtcagttcatctgtctttcaattcaattcaattcaattatctctcctaacacaaaggagaaactttcccaatcaagcaacaaacacaaacacataaacacaaagaaggttcccgtagattactacggatatgtaggacgcttaaaaccttccctatgtataaccaacctcccggactccagaatatatgtttaggtgaaatccccactcctagaaaactcttagagtttatttgagatctttttccccttcctcctcgtaggataattaaaaagttcgtgtgttatcgtaggaagaattgaaataaaattcctcccacaaGGGCGTCTCTCTCCTTCTAAATTTCTCGTGAAGGGTTCAGCGTGCCGTCCTCCCTAGTGAAAcgaggaggtaaaaaaacgacaccacaccatGATATGTTGTCAGCTTTCGTTGAGAGACGACACTCAAATACATCATCTTTTCATCTTCCACGTGGTGAGATCTCCATCATGCTAGATGATGTGTCATCCCCTCTACATCTTTCGATTAGGGAAAGATTATTAGACCATTCTAAAATGACTAGATGTGATGCACTAGGGATGATGATGATCTATTTGGGACCTGACCCAGAGAATTCCCTAAAGGAGCTATAAGACACTAGAGGGTGTCATGCTAGATTTGCATTTCTAAAAAAGTTATATATACACCATCTAGTTGTGGCAGCGGAGGCCCATTGTGATGCTGCACATGTTATGCATCATAAAACATGTGCATTGAGGTCATACCTCATGTATTTGGTTGACACATTGATATTTGTGGACAAAAATGCTTATTACAGTGATGCGGTTTATCTTAGATACTTAATTGAGGACCGAATTCATAAGTACAACAGGGGGTCACTTGTTTGGTTTACCTGTACTCGAAGTTAGCTAAAGGTTATCTTTAAAAGGCCAGACAAATGACAACAAGTTGCAGGCTATTCATGATAATATATTTGCACATTTACTGTTACTGTACCATTTTCATGACACTTGTGATACACCATTACTAATATTTCATATATACCATTTTCAAGCATGGATCCTCTAACACTTTCCATACATCTTTGGCTGGTCATATGTTGATGACTACTCTTAGGCTCAGCTATGTGTTTATGCATTTGTCCCGCTGAGAGGGAATTAGATGACTGAGCCCTTTATAGTGTTTCTTGATTGCACTGTAGTAGATGATGTATGTTACATATCGTATGACGATCACCGTCAGACTCGTCCCTTGGATGACATAGCCCTATACTCTGGGTGGTTGACTTATGGGTCATGCATGATGTATCCACGTCTTTTTGAGCAAGTCATGCGTCGGTTCAGGTATCTACAAGTTATTCCAAGAGATTCCTCCGTGTATGCTCCTCTTGCTATGGTCTAGACATATGTAGATGTGATGTATGATGATTTATATAATCATCTGGTACCAGATGAAGTATAAAATATGAAATCTTGTCACTAATAGTGTAGTGCATTTGGCTACATCCAACTGTATATTAAAGTATCACATCCCTACATGACACTAGATTCTCACGGATATCCACCTACCTAGATCATCAAAAGATATTAGAGGAGGAGTAGCTTAGGAAAGATCATATCGTTGATGTGTTACCCACATGTCAGTGTATAGAGGCCATTGCACGTGTGAGTTTAGAGAGATGGGAGTTTTTAGAAGGAAATCTTGTTAGGGCTACTATAGATGTCATTCTATCTAAGGCACGGACCACATTGTAGTACAGATGTAGAGAAGGAACAGGGGATCGGATATACCCAGTAGTATTTAATAGTATTTGTATTATGGATTATGGATAGTATTATGGTTTACAGTTTGTCATTTTGATAGTATTATAGATTTTGGATTGATTATATTATATGACATTTTAATCTTATTACACTAGTATGATTTAATTGATACCAAATTTATCATCTCGGTATACTTATTATAAACATAATATACTTATAACATCAATGTATTTCTTCAAAAGTGTCAAAATTTACTACCTAAAAGGTGATTATGGAAGTAGTATACTTTCGTAAATTttacagagatgcatctccatagTAATTAATGGTAAAATGAGAGTGTGACTCACTTACAAAAAGATGTGGAATATAAAGGAAATTTCTTAATGTACCCTATGGATTACTAGGACACCTTGTAAAAATACAATACTACTCTCAGATTTTAAAAATGCATTTTCGGACACACCTCAAACACACACAATTCAGTCGTTTTTGAACAATGTCACAATTTTATGACTAAATTTATTTTGGAAATATTTCCAGAGTATTTTTTTCTCATTCACGAATGAATTTAGGGTGAGTCTCACTTAAAACGTGTTTTGATATAAAAACGGTACGTCCGGAGATACATTTTTAGAATTTGAAAGATATTTTCGAATTTCATAATGTTTTTCACCCTATTGATGCACTAAAAGATCCTCATATATAATAAAGTACGTACCAAAATATATGTGGAATTCTTATTCCACCTCATGGTCCAAAGAAGTACCATATGCAATTCCAAAAATGCCCCTTCAAAACTGAAAATATATTTCTAGTGCGCACCATCTCTTgttaaaattgattgaaaatcgGAAGTATATTTGCGGTTTCAAACTGGCAATATATTTTCGGTTTCTTCTATTACCATTTTAATATTGTTACGATTCGTTCGCGCATAATACAAATACTTGTACAAACGAAAAAAAGCCACAAATTACTAAATAACAAAAAGCTATTGAGCCAGaactactatatatatatatatagtgttgTAGTAGTACgagatataaaaaatataatccaAAATGTAATACAAAAAAAAGTACAACCAAATAACAAAAAAAGTAACAAAAACTACTTGGTATGGCGGATGATGGATCGGCCTGTGACCCTCGAGGCATTCCTCCGCTGCCTCCTGTAAAGCATAATAGCCTGAGCTCCCACCATGATGGCATCCAGAGTCCATCTAGCATCAGATCCATCAGTAAATGAACCTCGGTCAATACTCTTCTTCGTAAGCTCCAAGATTTAACGACACCTGGGCAAGACGTCAGTGGCATGATCAGCCCTAGCCTGCTCTTCCTCTAGGATCTCCTGATGAACTGACATTGGTGGGTTCCTTGGAACATCTAGTATCATGTATGGATGGGACACCCGGAAGAACCATAACATGTAACCGTACTCGTAGCTCCAGTCGCATGTAGCTACGGTACTCCTAGCCTCCTCAAGAACAAGATGAttctcaaaatcatcaaaaagctTATTCATATCCCTTCGTCTCACCATCGGAGGAGCAGCTACAGCAGGATCCCAGGGAATAGTCTGGATGAACCCGAATTGACGCATCACTCGCTCAGGCATATAGGCAGTTGTCTTGCGAATCCTGCAAGCCAACCAACCTATAAATAGCGACACCTCGTTAAATGGTATCGTCTCACGATGGTCGGCGTATGCAGATAAGTGTACGTCCTCATGGGCCAGCCGGTCAATGTACAACCGGAATGGATCTACCTCCTGGTTCCTTCAGAGGGGGCCATATGCGCAGACACGCGGCTTATCTTTAGCATAACTCTTCGCAAGTGACCAACCCGAGATACGGGGGAAGTGTTGTAGGATTCATCCctgaaataagaaaattaaatagttagttttgcaaatcaaaataattaacaaaggCCACAACGAAAAAGAAGTTATACCGTCATCAGAGACATGCTACTGGTTATCTGTTTAGTATTCCACTTAATCCTTTCGTCCAACTTCGTGTACAAGTATACCAGGAAAGCAGCACCCCTAGTTCCACTCGTTGACCGTCTCAAGTTTAGCAAAAAAACCTGAGGTACATGATATCAGTGTAAGTGGAATTGTCCATAAAAATCTGTGTACCAACAAGATACAAAAGGTATGCTCTCATAGCATACCTCCTATGCATGATAACCTGCTCGGCATCACCATCGGCATCTCATGCACGTTATACCTCCTCCCCAAACACCTCATCCAAATAACTGTACTTGACATGACTACCTCGGGTTTTGTCAATCTCTCCTAGGGCACTCTCAGGGGTGACTCCCAACATCTCAACCAACAGATCCAACGCCTCCTCCTTACTGATCCTCTCATGATCCAGGAATCTCCCTCTGATCAGAAGATGTAGTAGACACGCGATGCCGTCGAGTGTGATCGTCATCTCACCATGTGGTATGTGAAACGACGATGTCTCATGGTGCCACCTCTTGACGAACGCGTTACTCATACCCCAATTGACCACGTTGTATCCACAGAGGGCCAGATCTTTCAACCCTATAGGCTCTAAAAGCTCATCAAACCATGGCTCCGTAGGGGGTACCAGTTTACCGATCTTCCGTCCATGGCTAATGACCTTGAGCGTATCACGGTCCTGCATAAATGTTTTTATGgatttaataaaaaaaccaaaattcaaaattcataaataaaatcataattaaaaatgaaatagaaatcaaaattcaaaatccatACATGTTCGTCCTAAATACGTCTAACAACATGGTCAGGGTAAAGAGGAAGAAGGAATAAATCAGACGGTCCTCCTCCAAAACCCTGAGGCGCCACAGGCTGTGCAGGTGCGCGCGGGGCGGGCAGGTGGAATCAGAATTTCCCAAATATATTTCCAAAATATATTTCCAAATGACTGAACGACAATTTTGAATTTTTACATGAGAGCCCAAAGACAAGGcccaaagagagaaaaaaaagtgaaGTTTTGATTTAGTAATCGTTTGGAATTGTATTTGACTATCGTCATTTCTGTACTAAATCCTTATCATCTTCACCACAAGAGCTCTTAGATTCCTTCTTCGCATACTGAACACTCTCACTGCttcactctctcaattctcaaaacCAAAACTCATTTCACAAAATCCACATACATGCATTCATGTTACACTTACAGTTACGCCCATACCTACATCCCCTTCAAATTAAACCGCTTCCCTCCTCGAACCGCACCGGTTCGAGCAGCGGCGGTCACTTCCTCGGAGAAGCGGTCCAGAAAGAAGAAACAACCCAAAGATGACGACACTTCACTTGAAACCAGTCTCCGGTTCAGTTTCATGGAGGAGCTCATGAACCAGGCCAGGAACCGTGACTCGACCGGAGTTTCTCAAGTCATGTACGACATGATTGCCGCCGGTTTGAGTCCCGGTCCAAGGTCGTTTCACGGTTTGGTGGTTTCGTATGCTCTTAACGGCGATGAGCAAGCAGCGGTAATTCTCTTTTTCACTAATCAGATACCAAAATCGATATCGAATTGAATTATAGTTTTATCCAAACAGAGCCTAAGAGTTTATTTGAATTGATATATTTGAGTCTATGTAATGGCATAGGTATTTGTGACTTGTGAGACTGATTGAAATGACTTATAGAAACAGCTTTTATGATAAGCACTTATGTTACATTGTGTAGATGGATTCGCTGAAGAGAGAGTTAGGTGCGGGGCTTCGACCGGTTCATGAAACTTTCATTGCGTTAGTAAGATTGTTTGGGTCTAAAGGTCAAGCCACTAAAGGTTTAGAGATACTTGGAGCTATGGAAAAGCTAGATTATGATATTCGTCAAGCTTGGATTATTCTTATTggtatattttgattttttatgcgATTCATTTCACTCTTGACTGGTgatggtttaattttatttttttttccggTTAGTGACTTGTTTATTGTGTGTTGGTTTTCTCGTGTGATGTAGAGGAACTCGTTCGGAATAAGCATTTGGAAGATGCTAACAAAGTGTTCTTGAAGGGTGCTAAGGGTGGCCTTAGGGCTACAGATGAAGTTTATGATCTTTTGATTGAGCAAGACTGCAAAGCGGGAGACCATTCTAATGCTTTGGAAATTTCGTATGAGATGGAAGCTGCTGGACGAATGGCAAcaacgtttcattttaattgccTCCTTTCTGTGCAGGTTAACTTTCTCCATCTATTTTTGTGTGCAATTCTTAGGGTCAGTTTCATATCACATTAAAAATGGATGCCGAAACTATTATGTGTTACTAGTTAACTCATATGTTGTAGCCGTTATACATACATCATTATCTAGTAGATGAATTCCATACTTAAAAGttaaaactctaaccaaaacctTGCTCCATGGGTTGTGCTTCTCTTTTTGACTATAAAGTCTGTTAAGATTACTACTGATATAGAATATGATGTAATGTAAATTTACTTTTACATGTTTCAGTATTTCGGGTGAACAATGCTGagtttttttaacttttcaaatttcaattcgTTATGAAAAAACAAATTATGAATGTGTTTTGGTCTTGACCTGGATGTTTGcgttatgtttttttaatattacttCCTTCAAATTAAATAGGCTACCTGCGGAATACCTGAAATAGCCTTTACAACATTTGAGAACATGGAATATGGAGAAGGTTTGAATTCCACGTCTCTATTTCTTTTTACTTGTGAAACACTCCTTTGTCAATTCcgattgtttttctcttcttttatttctttaattgcGTGTGAATACTGTTTGGGATAAGGGCGCTCTTTTCTAGATTGATATAGCCTATTTCTCTATTATGAACGTCTGAGTTGAATAGTCTTTAATTCATTATGCTATAGATTATATGAAGCCGGATACAGAAACATACAATTGGGTCATTCAAGCGTATACTAGAGCTGATTCTTATGACAGGTTAGTCTGCTGCGTGTGCATGGTGAACAGTAGGCAAAAGGCAACATTattgcaaagcaatctttgttctttAGCAATTTAGATTTGTTCCTCAGTATGAACTCTTAATATATAAGGAAACATTATGATAAGGATTATATTCCTCAATCTTCACTTGTTAAATAAACTATTTTGCAATCTTCATATTCTACCTTTTTATTTGTTGACGTCACTTTGGAAAAAAGTTTAGTACCAAATTATATGCTGTTTTACAATACCAATCATTAATGTTACTCTTCCTATTATACCCATAagcatttattattctctcttcttTCCATTCTTTCAATTTATCTTTCCCATACCATTAATGAAGGCTAATTTTGTAAAATCTTTCACAATTTCTCTTATCATACAACAATAATAACTACACTAAGGCCCCCATTGAATATTCTTGGATTGAATTTATTATTGTGTGATCTAACCAAAGTTGTTTCCGTTTGACTTATAGAGTACAAGATGTCGCTGAGTTGCTTGGCATGATGGTCGAAGATCATAAGCGCATACAACCAAATGTGAAGACCCATGCGTAAGGcacattatttatatttttcttttacaaaCCTGACCATTTTAGCATGTTGAATAGTGGATGATTTGAATTCATTAGTATATAATTTGGCCTTTTATTGGCAATATTCATTAGTTTTTGTAGCTGACTTATTTGAAAAATATTAGAAGTTTTTCATactgaaaaatattttgtatggAAGTTTGAGCTTCTTTCACTTCTTGTGGAAAACCTTTTTGGAAACATAATGAGAAACAAGCAATTCATCATAATCTGTGTGAGTGTTGACTGTGGGCGAGTATTAAggttaagattttttttatttatttaaatttagaaGGCCTATGGGTTCCTGCTTTAATGTATAGATTTTAGTGATACTTCCTTCTGCGAGGAGTTTACTTTGCATTTGTGACTAAGTAACCTTTGGTGTCTCTGTAGGCTGTTAGTAGAGTGTTTCACCAAGTACTGTGTAATACGAGAAGCTATCAGGCATTTCCGAGCACTTAAAAACTTTGAAGGGGGTATAAAAGTTCTACATAATGAAGGGAACTATGGAGATCCTCTTTCGTTGTACCTTCGGGCATTGTGTCGGGAAGGTTTGATTATACTGGTTATTTATTTTAAGTATTCTCATTCTTAGAATAGTTGTCTTTATTGATAAAGaatttaatatttcattaataTTCTGTATAAAATGTTAGGGCATCAGAGGCATGTATTCTATAGGGTGTAAAATATGTTCAGCTTAAagaataattttcaggttattactTATTAGTTGAAGAGTAATATGCTATTTCATCATGTGTAGAAGGTTTGCTTCCACAAGTTATTTTCATTCCCTTAAGAAgctattttcttatattttgttacTCTTGCGGCGAGTAAAATAACTTACATTACTAAGGATAATAATCACGGTAAATGTAATTGTCCGTGTAGTTCAATATGTAGTGTCATAAGTTGTTCATACATATTTATGACCAAAATTGTTCAGGAATGCTTTGACTTAACCTGGTAGACATTTTTGTACTATAGGAAGGATTTTTGACTTGCTTGAAGCTTTAGAAGCTATGGCCAAAGATAACCAACAAATTCCCCCACGGGCAATGATCTCGAGCAGAAAATACCGGACCTTAGTGAGCTCATGGATTGAACCTTTACAAGAGGAGGCTGATCTTGGTTATGAGATTGATTATATTGCTAGGTATTGTCTCTATTTATGCAAatcatttctattttatatttggttttattattattattattattattattattattattattattattattattattattattattattattattactattattgttgttgttgttattgttattattatggtctgagttatttattttatttatgtgtgCACACATACTTTTATTGCTTAATCTTGCTCAAGTCACTAAACCCCAAATTGAAATTATTGTAATGAATTGACTCGTCTTTTTTAGTTTTGATTGAGGTTTCATCTTGACTGTTATTTTACTGTCCAAGAGTAGTGTCACTAATGTGCCTACCTAATGATTCTTATCTTACCTTGTGATGGTAATTTCTGTTTCTGTAGCTTCCACATTGGCGTGCCGACCAAAATGTCCACCAGAGCACAgtgttattttataaatttgagtCCTTACAGTACCCAAAATTGGACTATTGGCTAAATAGGCAGCCCAAAATCTAAGTACTAGTCTGAATAAACTCTTAAAAAATTTCTACCTAGAAAATTTTCAAGCTTTTTCATTTTGGTTTTGCTTTCTTTCTATTTGATGTAGGCATGTGCTAGCCACAGGTCTAGTATATATTAGTTAATGGGGCTTATTGATCTAGTGCATATTAttaaattgatttatgtttgttgATGTCTTGATTGCAAGTTTGCTATTCATTGAAACAGATATGTTGAAGAAGGTGGCCTTACTGGAGAGCGCAAACGGTGGGTGCCTCGAAGTGGTAAAACACCTCTAGATCCTGATGCTGAAGGATTTATATATTCAAATCCAATGGAGACCTCCTTCAAACAAAGATGCCTTAAGGAGAGGAAGTTGTACCATAGGAAGCTTCTGAAGAAATTGCAGTTTGAAGGAATTGTAGCTTTAGGGGATGATGTATCTGAATCTGATTATGTTAGAGTGCTTACGTGGCTAAAGAAAATCATAAAGGGGCCTGAACAGAATGTTTTAAAGCCTAAGGCTGCTAGTAAAATGCTTGTGCTTGAATTGAAGGAAGAACTAGAAGCACAAGGTTTGCCTACTGATGGAACCAGAAATGTTCTTTATCAGCGTGTTCAGAAAGCAAGGAGAATAAATCAATCTCGTGGTCGGCCGCTTTGGGTTCCTCACAttgaagaggaggaagaagaggTTGATTTTTTTTCCTAATGTGCTCATATGCCATATTCTTTTGTCGGCCATCTTGATCTTTATATATAATGCATAAACTTAAATATGGTTAATGTTGCAGGTGGATGAAGAGTTGGATGCATTGATTTCCCGCATAAAGCTGGAGGAAGGAAATACAGAGTATTGGAAACGCCGCTTCTTAGGAGAAGGCTTACCTGGTGCTCAAGGAAATGCCATGATTGAAGATACATCAGAGTCCCCTGATGTTCAAGATTATATTGATGTTGCAGAGGGTGATGCAAAAGAGGCCGAAGATGATGAagcagatgatgatgatgaggaagtAGAAAAGGCAGAAGAGGAAGTAGAACCGAATGAGAACCAAGACGTAGAGAGGATAAAGGAAAAGGAAGTTGAAGCTAAAAAACCCCTTCAAATGATTGGAATCCAGCTCTTGAATGATTCCGACCAACCCTCGGCCTCTTCTAAAAAGTCAAGAAGAAGAACATCTCGGAATATGGTCGAGGTATGATAATCTCTTGGTGTCTTTTTTTCCATTCCAAATATTCTAGTTGGTCGGGGAGGGGGATCAAGCAGGATGATTTGTTTTCTTGACCTGGAGGGATCATGCATGAGAGGCTGAGTCTGTTTTAGACCTTGCGCTTGAATTTAATGTTATACTCTTTTATTCTTTGTTGCATTGTTACATTTTGAATACTTTGACGTTGTTTGAGAATTTATagttgtttccttgcaggatgaTGCCGACGATGATTGGTTTCCTTTGGACATATTTGAGGCATTTAAGGAAATGAGGAATCGTAGAGTGTTTGATGTATCAGACATGTACTCCTTAGCAGATGCTTGGGGATGGACATGGGAGAGAGAACTGAAGAACAAGCCTCCTCATAGATGGTCACAGGAACGGGAAGTCGAGTTGGCAATCCAAGTTATGCAGAAGGCAAGTAACTAAACCTGGACTACTTTTTTTATTGCAAGCTTCTCTATTTGAATTGGTTTGAAATGGTAAAATGTCACGGTTTCTAAATCCTAATAGGCATATATCAGAATTACTGCTTCATGCAAACAAAATGAAACATACTGTTTATAACTCCCCTTGAGAGTAGATCCAAAATGGTGTAAAATGGTATTGAAAATTGACAGTCAAATTATCTTGTATTCATGATCAGCTTGCACTTAAATCAAACATTTATTTTCATACAGATTGCAAATAGATACTCAGCCCAATGGATACCACAATAAAGTTTACACTCCTCAGTTTTTACTAAtatatatgcttgaacctttaACTGCAATGTTTATGTTTTTACACTTTTGAAATAGTAATGTCATTTGGCATCGGTTAGTTCTGCTTATGAGCCTTGTAGGTTGCTATAATGGATAATCAGATAAACTGGAGAGCTTTATTTTCTTGTGCATTTTTGTTCGacaatcatctttctttttctctttcatctTTTTCTGAGTTATGTATTCACAAAATTCTGAAAGATCATAAAACTAAAGGAATTTCTACTTAAATAGATTGTGAGCGACCATATTGGATAGTGGCATATATAGGATATAGGAGGATATATCCGTTACATTTGGTACTTCTTAAAACTTGATAGATGcaaaaatttgcaatttttagtttttcttttaacACGGTTTTGTCTAAGCCTTTTGACTGAAAGAACAAAGAATGATATAATTTAACTTCAAACTCATTCAAATTTGGCTAGGTAAGCCTGTGAATTAATATGTAATAGGAGCAGATAATCGAAGATTATGCTTGTAGTGATGACATTGATGTTGCTATAAATTATGATCAAATAAGTAGTACCAAATACACCTTTAGAAACATTGAACAAAAAAGAAATATTCGGAGCTGTACTGTAAGTACTTGTATAGAACTAAAAGTTAGCAATGGCATAATGATTATTAAGTATGGTGTCAATGCTGTGGTTGTCATTGATCAAGAAGGAAATCTACAAAGAACTTGAAGTGTCTATAACA encodes:
- the LOC131644214 gene encoding uncharacterized protein LOC131644214; the protein is MHSCYTYSYAHTYIPFKLNRFPPRTAPVRAAAVTSSEKRSRKKKQPKDDDTSLETSLRFSFMEELMNQARNRDSTGVSQVMYDMIAAGLSPGPRSFHGLVVSYALNGDEQAAMDSLKRELGAGLRPVHETFIALVRLFGSKGQATKGLEILGAMEKLDYDIRQAWIILIEELVRNKHLEDANKVFLKGAKGGLRATDEVYDLLIEQDCKAGDHSNALEISYEMEAAGRMATTFHFNCLLSVQATCGIPEIAFTTFENMEYGEDYMKPDTETYNWVIQAYTRADSYDRVQDVAELLGMMVEDHKRIQPNVKTHALLVECFTKYCVIREAIRHFRALKNFEGGIKVLHNEGNYGDPLSLYLRALCREGRIFDLLEALEAMAKDNQQIPPRAMISSRKYRTLVSSWIEPLQEEADLGYEIDYIARYVEEGGLTGERKRWVPRSGKTPLDPDAEGFIYSNPMETSFKQRCLKERKLYHRKLLKKLQFEGIVALGDDVSESDYVRVLTWLKKIIKGPEQNVLKPKAASKMLVLELKEELEAQGLPTDGTRNVLYQRVQKARRINQSRGRPLWVPHIEEEEEEVDEELDALISRIKLEEGNTEYWKRRFLGEGLPGAQGNAMIEDTSESPDVQDYIDVAEGDAKEAEDDEADDDDEEVEKAEEEVEPNENQDVERIKEKEVEAKKPLQMIGIQLLNDSDQPSASSKKSRRRTSRNMVEDDADDDWFPLDIFEAFKEMRNRRVFDVSDMYSLADAWGWTWERELKNKPPHRWSQEREVELAIQVMQKVIQLGGMPTIGDCAVILRAAIKAPLPSAFLTILQITHGLGYKFGRPLYDEIISLCLDLGELDAAVAVVADLETTGISVSDETLDRVISAKQEIDNASNDVTDAEGL